A region of the Gemmatimonadota bacterium genome:
AACTCTTCCGGCCAGCAGCCGGTCAACTGGTGAAAAACTTGCCGGTAGCGGCGCGCCGTGGTCTGCACCACGTCTGGCGGCAGCTCCGGTACCGGCGCGGCGCCGTTCCATCGGCCATCTGACCTGAGGCGTTCCAGGTAGTCTCGCACGGGCTGCTTGTCCAGCGAGGGCTGGGGCCGGCCGGGCGAGTAGCTCCGGCGCGGCCAGAACCGGGACGAATCGGGCGTCAGCACCTCATCGATCAGCAGCGCCGTGCCGTCGGGCAGCACACCGAACTCGAACTTCGTGTCGGCAATGATGATGCCTGCCGCCTCCGCGCGCTCGCGCCCCTGGGCGTAGAGGGCGAGGCTGCGCCGGCGCAGCCCGGCAGCCAGTTCCGGCCCGAACTGCGCCTCGACACGCCCGTACGGGATGTTCTCGTCATGCCCGTGGGCGGCCTTGGTGGCGGGTGAGAGGACAGCGGGCTCGAGCGCCTGACTCTCGACTAGTCCGGGCGGCAGCGGCTCGCCCGCCAGGCTGCCGCTGCGGCGGTACTCCCTCCACGCCGAGCCGGAGATATAGCCGCGCACGACCCACTCGATGGGGAGCGGCCTGGTCCGTCGCACCAGCATCGAGCGGCGGGTCCAGACCTCCCGCGAGTCCTGCAGGGCGGGCACCTGGGCGGTGATCACGTCGGGATCGACCGACAGCAGATGGTGAGGCTCCGCCTCCTCGAGCTGCGCCAGCCACCACGCCGTGAGCTGCGTTAGCACCTCCCCCTTTCCGGGGACGGGCGGGCTGAGCACGAAGTCCAGGGCGCTGATCCGATCCGTTGCCACCAGCAGCAGGCGGTCCTCCCCCACGGCGTAGACGTCGCGCACCTTCCCGCGCGCGAGGAGGGGGAGGGGCAGCTCTGTCCGCTCGAGGGAAGTCGGGCGGATATCCCGAGCGTCCGCGTGTCTGGACTGATCCTGCTTGGGTCCCAAGAGCTGTGACGATCGAGATTCGTCGCTTCCCATGTCCTTAATGGTTCGTCGCGGGAGCCCTAACTCGGCGGCCGCGGTGGCGGCACCATCGGGCCGTGGCGCGCGAGGAGCGGCTGGACGTGCTCCTTCAGGAACTCGTCCACCTGGGCCGGCGCGCGGCCCACGTGGCGCGCGGGATCCAGCATGTCCACCATGTC
Encoded here:
- a CDS encoding phosphoribosylaminoimidazolesuccinocarboxamide synthase, whose translation is MGSDESRSSQLLGPKQDQSRHADARDIRPTSLERTELPLPLLARGKVRDVYAVGEDRLLLVATDRISALDFVLSPPVPGKGEVLTQLTAWWLAQLEEAEPHHLLSVDPDVITAQVPALQDSREVWTRRSMLVRRTRPLPIEWVVRGYISGSAWREYRRSGSLAGEPLPPGLVESQALEPAVLSPATKAAHGHDENIPYGRVEAQFGPELAAGLRRRSLALYAQGRERAEAAGIIIADTKFEFGVLPDGTALLIDEVLTPDSSRFWPRRSYSPGRPQPSLDKQPVRDYLERLRSDGRWNGAAPVPELPPDVVQTTARRYRQVFHQLTGCWPEE